In the genome of Silene latifolia isolate original U9 population unplaced genomic scaffold, ASM4854445v1 scaffold_274, whole genome shotgun sequence, one region contains:
- the LOC141639093 gene encoding uncharacterized protein LOC141639093, translating into MVKKDAKPRLLRWVLLLQEFDLEIKDKAGSENVVADHLSRLTVEDHGIQDKSGPINEWLRDDGLMEVGIKAPWFANLVNYIVSGFLPDEMEQRERRKLRNDAKRYFWNDPHLFRKCGDGMFRRCVSREEGLEIVDQVHNSAYGGHLATSRTIAKILQGGFYWPSMFKDIHYLVKSCDACQRVGNIGKRSEMPLTNILEIELFDCWGHRLHGTLSQLLWKRIHLGRGGLCFQMD; encoded by the coding sequence atggtTAAGAAAGATGCAAAACCCCGACTCTTGAGATGGGTCCTACTtctccaagaatttgatttagagattAAGGATAAGGCCGGATCGGAAAATGTTGTAGCCGATCACCTATCAAGATTGACCGTTGAAGATCATGGGATACAAGACAAGAGTGGACCCATAAATGAATGGTTACGGGATGATGGGCTCATGGAAGTTGGCATCAAAGCCCCTTGGTTTGCGAATCTTGTAAACTACATTGTGAGTGGTTTCTTGCCGGATGAAATGGAACAAAGAGAAAGGCGGAAGTTGAGGAATGATGCTAAAAGATACTTTTGGAATGACCCACATTTGTTccgcaagtgtggggatggaatgttCCGGAGATGTGTTTCAAGAGAGGAGGGCTTGGAGATTGTCGACCAAGTCCACAATTCCGCCTATGGGGGACACTTGGCCACCTCTAGGACCattgccaagatcctccaaggtGGGTTTTATTGGCCCTCCATGTTCAAAGACATCCACTACTTGGTTaaatcttgtgatgcttgccaaagggtTGGGAACATTGGGAAGAGGAGTGAAATGCCCTTGACTAATATATTGGAAATTGAGCTTTTTGATTGTTGGGggcatagacttcatgggaccctTTCCCAACTCTTGTGGAAACGAATACATCTTGGTCGCGGTGGATTATGtttccaaatggattga
- the LOC141639092 gene encoding uncharacterized protein LOC141639092 — translation MSNIAKLEFEALDIAGKKYLSWVLDAKIHLDAKGLGETIKDGNKSTSQDKAKAMIFLRHHLHDGLKLEYLIVKDPQILWNDLKERYDHQKTVILPKARYDCMHLRLQAFKSVSEYNSAMFRISSQLRLCGEKIIDKDMLEKTCSNFHANNIVLQTQYREKGFKKYSELISCLLVAELNNELLMKNHESRPTGSVPFPEVNVTSRNENKSNANSYTRNGGRGQCRGRGRGRGIGKYGKGRGGSFNKTHSHQKWDRKDGKSEKDKNENMTNICHRCGGKGHWTRLCRTPNHLVDLYQLSLKQKGKNVETNLLFEDVDGDFDFDFGGATHLEVDDFLTISEGSN, via the coding sequence ATGTCGAACATTGCAAAACTTGAGTTTGAGGCTCTTGATATTGCTGGAAAAAAATATTTATCATGGGTTTTAGATGCTAAAATCCACCTAGATGCAAAAGGTCTAGGTGAAACGATTAAGGACGGAAACAAGTCCACAAGTCAAGACAAAGCTAAGGCTATGATATTTCTTCGCCATCACCTCCATGATGGACTTAAACTTGAGTATTTAATAGTTAAAGATCCACAAATTCTTTGGAACGATCTAAAGGAAAGGTACGACCACCAGAAAACTGTAATACTACCAAAAGCTCGATATGATTGTATGCATTTGAGACTCCAAGCTTTTAAATCTGTCAGCGAATACAATTCAGCCATGTTCAGAATCAGTTCTCAACTTAGATTATGTGGAGAGAAAATAATTGACAAAGACATGTTAGAAAAAACATGCTCCAATTTTCATGCAAATAATATTGTCTTGCAAACACAATACCGAGAAAAAGGTTTCAAAAAGTATTCTGAACTTATATCTTGTCTTTTGGTGGCTGAGCTAAACAACGAGTTGTTGATGAAAAATCATGAATCACGTCCTACTGGCTCGGTTCCATTCCCtgaagtgaatgtgacatctcGTAATGAAAATAAATCCAATGCTAACAGTTATACGAGAAATGGTGGCCGTGGACAATGCCGTGGCCGAGGCCGTGGACGTGGAATTGGTAAGTATGGCAAAGGTCGTGGAGGCTCTTTTAATAAAACGCATTCCCACCAGAAGTGGGATCGTAAAGATGGCAAAAGCGAGAAAGATAAAAATGAAAATATGACCAATATATGCCATCGTTGTGGAGGAAAAGGTCACTGGACTCGCTTATGTCGCACGCCAAACCATCTTGTTGATCTTTATCAACTATCATTGAAACAGAAAGGAAAAAATGTTGAGACAAATCTTCTATTTGAAGATGTTGATggtgattttgattttgattttggtggtGCGACACACCTAGAAGTTGATGATTTCCTCACTATCTCGGAAGGGAGTAATTAA